The Arachis ipaensis cultivar K30076 chromosome B07, Araip1.1, whole genome shotgun sequence genome includes a window with the following:
- the LOC107609666 gene encoding catalase isozyme 1, whose amino-acid sequence MDPYKYRPSSAFNSPFWTTNSGAPVWNNNSSLTVGNRGPILLEDYHLVEKLANFDRERIPERVVHARGASAKGFFEVTHDITHLSCADFLRAPGVQTPIIVRFSTVIHERGSPETLRDPRGFAVKFYTREGNFDLVGNNFPVFFVRDGMKFPDMVHALKPNPKSHIQENWRILDFFSHHPESLHMFTFLFDDVGVPQDYRHMDGSGVNTYTLINKAGKVHYVKFHWRPTCGVKCLLEDDAVKVGGSNHSHATQDLYDSIAAGNYPEWKLYIQTIDPDHEDKFDFDPLDVTKTWPEDILPLQPVGRLVLNKNIDNFFAENEQLAFCPAIVVPGVYYSDDKLLQTRIFSYADTQRHRLGPNYLQLPVNAPKCAHHNNHHEGFMNFMHRDEEINYFPSRYDPVRHAEKVPIPSVILNGRREKTIIEKENNFKQPGERYRSFAPERQDRFIRRWVDALSDPRVTHEIRSIWISYWSQADRSLGQKLASHLNVRPSI is encoded by the exons ATGGATCCCTACAAG TACCGGCCATCCAGCGCCTTCAACTCTCCGTTCTGGACCACAAACTCCGGTGCTCCCGTTTGGAACAACAACTCATCCCTAACCGTTGGAAATAGAG GTCCAATTCTCCTAGAGGATTATCATCTTGTCGAAAAGCTTGCAAACTTTGACAGGGAACGGATCCCAGAACGTGTTGTCCATGCTAGGGGAGCAAGTGCAAAGGGTTTCTTTGAGGTCACACATGACATTACTCACTTGTCATGTGCCGATTTCCTTCGCGCCCCCGGAGTTCAGACACCCATTATTGTCCGTTTCTCAACTGTTATTCACGAGCGTGGCAGCCCTGAAACCTTGAGGGATCCTCGTGGTTTCGCTGTGAAGTTTTACACCCGGGAG GGTAACTTCGACCTTGTTGGAAACAACTTTCCAGTCTTCTTTGTTCGCGATGGGATGAAGTTTCCAGACATGGTCCATGCCCTTAAACCCAATCCCAAGTCCCACATCCAGGAGAATTGGAGGATTCTTGACTTCTTCTCCCACCACCCAGAAAGCCTTCACATGTTCACCTTTTTGTTTGATGATGTGGGTGTCCCACAAGATTACAGGCATATGGACGGTTCTGGTGTTAACACTTATACTCTGATCAACAAGGCTGGGAAAGTACACTATGTTAAATTTCACTGGAGGCCCACATGTGGGGTTAAGTGTCTGTTAGAGGATGATGCTGTTAAGGTCGGAGGATCCAACCACAGCCATGCTACTCAAGATCTTTATGATTCGATTGCTGCGGGCAACTATCCTGAGTGGAAACTGTACATTCAAACTATAGATCCCGACCATGAAGACAAATTTGACTTTGACCCGCTTGATGTGACTAAGACCTGGCCCGAGGACATCTTGCCCCTGCAGCCTGTTGGTCGTTTGGTCTTGAACAAGAACATAGATAATTTCTTTGCTGAGAATGAGCAACTTGCATTCTGCCCTGCAATTGTGGTACCTGGTGTTTACTATTCAGATGACAAGTTGCTTCAGACTAGGATATTCTCTTACGCTGACACACAAAGGCACAGGCTTGGACCAAACTATTTGCAGCTCCCTGTTAATGCTCCCAAGTGTGCTCACCACAACAATCACCATGAGGGTTTTATGAACTTCATGCACAGGGATGAAGAG ATCAATTACTTCCCTTCAAGGTATGATCCTGTTCGTCATGCAGAAAAGGTCCCCATTCCTTCGGTTATTCTCAATGGAAGGCGTGAGAAG ACCATAATTGAGAAGGAGAACAACTTCAAGCAACCAGGAGAGAGATACCGTTCTTTTGCACCTGAGAG GCAAGATAGATTTATCCGCCGATGGGTCGATGCTCTGTCTGACCCACGTGTCACCCATGAAATCCGCAGCATCTGGATCTCATACTGGTCTCAG GCGGATCGTTCTCTTGGTCAGAAATTAGCATCTCATCTGAACGTGAGGCCAAGCATCTAA
- the LOC107607475 gene encoding ruBisCO large subunit-binding protein subunit alpha-like produces MNSHMVAALSSNRDLHQGWFRCASPIVAKPPALMAAAFPWNRGCEITTTKITPRNQDTKNRAVTVAKVKIPISTKIMIGCTKEGPPAEAHAPPMSPREEMLIVLLISSGGKMKDQGEKGIRAGVVSISAENDELVGQTISEAIDKVGPEGVLSNEFSSSFETTVEVEEGMEIDRGHTFFQFVTNLEKLIIGFENVRVLITNLKSSTIKDIIPLLEKRAQVRPPLLVIVEEVTGEPLATLVVSKLQGILHVATINALGFGEHRKPLLQDLAILAVEQFGIACKVTISKNSTTSIVDAASKDELRARIAQHELQTTTLFNGRGNFGVDNDQLVARGKNLFDGTIRGSITMKQFPLMHFK; encoded by the exons ATGAATAGTCACATGGTGGCAGCGCTGAGTTCCAACAGAGATCTTCACCAAGGTTGGTTCCGATGTGCTTCTCCGATAGTGGCTAAACCACCGGCACTCATGGCGGCGGCGTTTCCATGGAATCGAGGCTGTGAGATCACAACTACCAAGATAACACCACGCAACCAAGACACCAAGAATAGGGCGGTAACCGTAGCAAAGGTGAAGATCCCGATCTCTACAAAGATCATGATTGGCTGCACCAAGGAGGGTCCGCCAGCAGAGGCGCATGCCCCGCCAATGTCACCGAG GGAGGAGATGTTGATTGTACTCCTAATTAGTAGTGGTGGCAAGATGAAGGATCAAGGGGAAAAAGGAATACGAGCAGGGGTAGTTTCTATCTCTGCAGAAAATGACGAGTTGGTTGGGCAAACAATTTCTGAGGCAATTGACAAGGTGGGACCAGAGGGTGTCTTATCCAATGAGTTTTCATCATCATTTGAGACTACcgttgaagttgaagaaggaatGGAGATTGACAGAGGACATACCTTCTTTCAATTTGTTACAAACCTTGAAAAGTTGATTATTGGATTCGAGAATGTAAGAGTCTTGATTACAAATCTGAAGAGTTCGACAATTAAAGATATAATTCCTCTATTGGAGAAAAGAGCTCAAGTGAGACCTCCTTTACTTGTAATTGTTGAGGAAGTCACTGGTGAGCCTTTGGCTACCCTTGTTGTGAGTAAGTTACAGGGTATTCTTCATGTTGCTACCATCAATGCTCTTGGATTTGGTGAGCATAGAAAGCCCCTACTTCAAGACCTTGCTATATTGGCAG TTGAGCAGTTTGGTATTGCTTGCAAAGTAACCATCTCCAAGAATTCCACAACTAGTATTGTTGATGCTGCATCAAAAGATGAGTTGCGAGCTAGGATTGCACAACATGAACTTCA GACTACAACTTTATTCAATGGCCGTGGCAACTTTGGAGTGGACAATGATCAACTTGTGGCAAGGGGCAAGAATTTATTTGATGGGACAATAAGAGGCTCAATTACGATGAAACAATTTCCACTGATGCATTTTAAGTAA
- the LOC107609667 gene encoding uncharacterized protein LOC107609667 isoform X1, with protein MYINNGKQRNTDKENEQSWLQDNKGIVKDVIQSIQATKLSLYVSFNYHHRSRALMEWNGIIYSPSLPRNVASLTQNIWERKHMIMYLVPTGLFPLSQLAMKIAFGPIQRATCEKRRHGPVV; from the exons ATGTACATCAACAATGGAAAACAACGAAACACAGATAAAGAAAATGAGCAAAGCTGGCTGCAAGACAACAAAGGCATCGTGAAAGATGTGATTCAATCCATTCAAGCGACCAAGCTTAGCTTGTATGTTAGCTTTAATTATCATCACCGATCAAGAGCTTTGATG GAGTGGAATGGAATTATATATAGTCCTTCTTTGCCCAGAAATGTTGCTTCTCTCACACA GAACATATGGGAGAGAAAACACATGATCATGTACTTGGTACCGACTGGACTATTCCCACTTTCCCAATTGGCAATGAAAATAGCATTTGGGCCAATTCAGAG AGCCACTTGTGAGAAACGGCGACATGGACCAGTAGTATAG
- the LOC107607476 gene encoding uncharacterized protein LOC107607476, protein MAEGRGFPDMLGSIDYMHWQWKNCPKAWKGMYMSGYRGVATIVLEVVASSDLWIWHAFFGVFGSNNDINVLDRSPVFDDILNDRAPEVNYTINGNDYTMGYYLADGIYPEWATFVKSISKPQGEKRKLFAQYQEGQRKDVERAFGVL, encoded by the coding sequence ATGGCGGAGGGTCGTGGCTTTCCTGACATGTTGGGTAGCATTGACTACATGCATTGGCAATGGAAAAATTGTCCAAAGGCGTGGAAAGGTATGTACATGAGTGGTTATCGTGGGGTTGCAACCATAGTACTTGAGGTTGTAGCATCTTCAGACCTTTGGATATGGCATGCGTTCTTTGGAGTTTTTGGTTCAAATAACGATATTAACGTGTTAGATCGTTCTCCAGTGTTTGATGATATTCTAAATGACCGTGCTCCGGAGGTAAATTATACTATTAATGGTAATGATTATACTATGGGATACTATTTAGCAGATGGTATTTATCCTGAATGGGCCACATTTGTCAAATCAATCTCAAAGCCACAAGGGGAGAAACGCAAGTTATTTGCACAATACCAAGAAGGACAAAGAAAAGATGTGGAGCGAGCATTCGGAGTGTTGTAA
- the LOC107609667 gene encoding uncharacterized protein LOC107609667 isoform X2 translates to MYINNGKQRNTDKENEQSWLQDNKGIVKDVIQSIQATKLSLYVSFNYHHRSRALMEWNGIIYSPSLPRNVASLTQNIWERKHMIMYLVPTGLFPLSQLAMKIAFGPIQRRKLGL, encoded by the exons ATGTACATCAACAATGGAAAACAACGAAACACAGATAAAGAAAATGAGCAAAGCTGGCTGCAAGACAACAAAGGCATCGTGAAAGATGTGATTCAATCCATTCAAGCGACCAAGCTTAGCTTGTATGTTAGCTTTAATTATCATCACCGATCAAGAGCTTTGATG GAGTGGAATGGAATTATATATAGTCCTTCTTTGCCCAGAAATGTTGCTTCTCTCACACA GAACATATGGGAGAGAAAACACATGATCATGTACTTGGTACCGACTGGACTATTCCCACTTTCCCAATTGGCAATGAAAATAGCATTTGGGCCAATTCAGAG GCGTAAGTTGGGGTTGTGA